The genomic window ACCGCGTCGAGGCGCACCTGCGGCGCGACGGCTTCGAGGCGTACTGCGCCGGTACGGACCGGGAGCTGGTCGTCGCCGCGACGGGCGGCCCGGACCCGGAGCGGGTGCGGCGGTCGGCCGCCGCCGCGGCCGGGTTACCGGCCCGTGCGGTACGGGTGCACGTCCTGGCCGAGCTGCCCCGGCTGACCAGCGGCAAGCCCGACTACCGGGCGGTCCGAGGGCTGCCGCCCACGCCGGCGCCGGCCGTCGTGCCGGCCAGCGGTGACGCCGACCGGCTCCGCCGGCTCTACGCCGAGCTGCTCGACCGGCCCGACGTCACCCCGGACGACACCTTCGTGGGCCTCGGCGGCGACTCGCTGTCCTACGTGGAGATGTCGGTACGCCTCGAGGAACTCCTCGGCGACCTGCCCGCCGACTGGCACACCACCGCCATCCGCGACCTCGCCCGGCCAGCGCCCCCACCCCCGACCCGACGGCGGGTGCTGGAGACCAGCGTGGCGCTGCGCGCCCTGGCCATCGTCGTCATCGTCGGGTCGCACATCCCGCTCTTCACCGTCAAGGGGGGCGCCCACCTGCTGCTCGCCGTCGCCGGGTTCAACTTCGCCCGGTTCCAACTCACCGACGCGCCACGGCGGGAGCGGCTGCGCGGCGCCGGGCGCGCCATCGGCCGCGTCGTGCTGCCCTCGGTGGCCTGGATCGCCGTCGCCGGCGCGGTCACCGGCGACTACACCCTGACCAACGTGCTGCTGCTCAACAGCGTTCTCGGCCCGCACGACGGGCCGACCGCGTGGCAGTTCTGGTTCATCGAGGCCCTGGTGTACATCCTCGTCGCGGTCGCCGCGCTACTGGCCGTGCCGGCGGTGGACCGGGCCGAGCGGCGGTATCCGTTCGGCCTGCCGCTGGCCCTGGCCGCCCTCGGCCTGGTCACCCGCTACGACCTGCCCGGTCTCGCCGCGCTCGGGCATGTGCCGGACGCCGTGGTGATGTGCTGGCTCTTCGCGCTCGGCTGGGCCGCCGCCCGGGCCACCCGGACCGCCCAGCGCCTGGTGGTGACCGCCGCCGCGCTGGCCACCGTGCCCGGCCTGTTCGGGGAGCCGTTCCGGGAGGCGTTCATCGTCGCCGGCTTCACGCTGCTGGTCTGGGTGCCGCGGCTGCCGAGCCGGCCCGCCCTCAACCGGGCGGCCGCCACGCTCGCCGGCAGCTCGCTCTTCATCTACCTGACCCACTGGCAGGTGATGCCGATCGTCGGGCCGTGGTCGCGCGCCCTGGCCCTGGTCGTGTCGCTCGCCGTCGGGATCGGCTGCGCCGCAGGCGTCCGGGCGCTGGTCCGACGGGTGCCGCGACCCGTGCGGATGCGGACCCGGCCGCGCGCGGTCACGCCCTGACCGCCGGCGGCGGGTCGGGGCAGCAGACCGTCAGAGCGCCCGGGACGACCTTCACCTTCAGCCGCTTCGCCGTGGTCCGGGCGCCGCCGTCCAGCTCGTACGTCTTCGGCGTCGCGAAGCGGACCGTCACCTTGCGGCCGCGGGTGATCCGCACGAACGGCGAGTCCTCGGAACGCCCGGCCGCCATCCGGCCCAGGGTGCGGGCCCAGTCGACGGCGCCGCTGGCGGTGGAGACCCCGACCTCCAGCGCGCCGTCGTCGGGACGGGCGTCGTCGAAGGCCGGGATGCCGCCGGTGATCGTGCCGACGTTGCCGAAGAGCACGCAGCTCGCCTCGCCGTCGAACCAGTCGGCGCCGTCGACCCGGATGCGGGTGCGCACCAGCTCGCCGCGGACGTGCCGCAGCCCGGTCCAGACGTACGCCACCCGGCCGAGCCGGCCCTTGAGCTTGCGGTCGGCCTCCCGGATCAGGTCCCCGTCGAAGCCGGCGCCCGCCATCACCGCGAAGTGTTCGCCGTTGAGCCGGCCGAGGTCGAGCGTGCGGCGTCGGCCGTGCAGCGCGATCCGGACCGCCTCCGGCAGGTCGGCGGGGATGCCGAGATTGGTGGCGAAGAGGTTGGCCGTGCCGGCGGGCAGGATGCCCATCGGGACGTCCGTGCCGGCCAGGGTGTCGGCGCAGCGCTGCACCATGCCGTCGCCGCCCCAGACCAGGAGCAGGTCGGCGCCCTTCTTCAGCGCCTTGCGCACCCGCTTCGGCGCCTTGCGGCTCTTCGGCACCTCGTACCAGAGGAGCCGCCCGACGCCGGCGGCGACCAGGCTGGCCCGCAGCTCGTCCAGGCCGCCGCCGAGGGTCTTCTTCCGGTGGGCGACGACCGCGACGGTGCCCACCGACGGGGCGGCCGGGGCGGTGGCGGTGCTGTCGACCGTGCTGGTGCTCATGGCCGCCGAGGTACCCAGGCCGCCGGAATTCCACTCCTGCCCGCTCGCGACGCGCCCGATTCCGATCAGCCGCACTCTGTGATCGGGCGAGCGCCTTCGGTACAGTACGGGCGTTGACCCCGGCGCTGACCGGGGTTCGGAGAGGTGTCGGGGATGACGCGACGCGGCGAGCGGCTGACGCGGGTCGCCCTGCGTCTCGGCCTCCTGCTCGCCGGGGTGAGCGGCGCGTGGACCGCCTACGACGCGGTCACCGGCGACGCCGCGTACGCCGCCGAACCGACGCCCACCGTGACGGTCATCGGGACGGTCGACCTCCTCCAGGGCCTCCTGACCGACGGCCTGCCGGCGACACCCACGGCGGACCCGTCCGGCACCGCCGCGCCCTCGACCGAGACCGGCGAAGCGACCCCGGACACCCCACCGCCGGCCGCCTCGACCCAGCCCACGTCGCCGCCCCCGGCCCCGCCGCAGCGCACCACGGGGGACGCCCCGCCGCAGCGCACCGCGCGGGACATCCCGCCGCACCGCACCGCGTGGCACACCCCGCCGCACCGCACCGCGCGGGACACCGCGCCGTACCGCCGGCCGGCGGCCGCACCGGCCCGCCCGGGCCCGACGTCCCACCGCGCGACGAAATCCCCGCCCCCGACCGGCGGCCCCAGCCGGGCCAGACCGGCGAAGCCGGCCGCCACCGCTCCGCGTCCGGTCACCGCGAAGGTGGTCAAGCCGGGGCTCAGGCCCCGCAAACCGGTGCGGGGAAGCGCGAAGCCGCCGGCCGGTCCACCGGACCAGGCCGGCGCCCCGGCCGAGAACGCTCCACCGCCGGGCCGGGCAGCACCGGCCGCCACGACGCCGGAGCACGCCGACCGCACGCCGGGCGCCGACGTCGCCCCGTCGCGGCCGGACGCCGCGGTGCGCCAGTGGTCACCGTTGGAGGCGGACACCCCGCTCGGCCGCCTCGCACACCCGCTCCGGTCTGACGCCGATTACCTGCCGCCCGGGCCCGGGCCTGTTCCCGTGCCGAGCAGCGCCGGTTCGTCCGGCGCCGCGCACAGCGACGTCGCCGAGGGGTCGGCGGCGGCCTGGACGCCTCCCGCCGTACGGGGACAGCGTTGCCGCCCGGACCACCCGGCCGGCCTCTCCTCCCGATCGCCCCGGCCGGGGACCAGACCCGCCTGAACACCGACCGCCGGAGTGCGCCTGACGGCCGCTCCGGCCAGTCGTGTCGATCAGTGCCCCGACGGCCCCAGCGGCCCCGTGGCCGACCCGTGGACCGGCGCGCCGGGTGCGCGACGCCGGGTCGGCGCCACCTCCGATCGTGATCGTGAGCAGGAGCAGGAGCTCTCCATGCCCGTGAGAACATCCGTCGTCCGTGCCGGATGGCGCGACATCGACCGGATCGTCGATCTCATCACCGACACGCTCTCCCCCACCCCCCTCGGCGCCTGGCTCGTCCCGGACGAGCCGTGCCGATCCGGCGTGCTGGCCGCCGTGGCCCGCATCTGGACGGAACACGCGCTGCTCTTCGGCGACGCGTTCCTCCTCCAGGGCGGCACCGCCGCCACCGTCTGGTTCCACCGCTACCGGCCGATCCCGGCGCCGGCCGGGTACGGCGAACGCCTGGGGGCCGCGTGTGGCCCCCACCGCGACCGCTTCCTCCTCCTCGTTCGCGCCCTCGCCACGCGCCGTCCCGTCGAGGCCCACAACCATCTGGCGTTCCTGGCCGCCCCCGGCCCCGACCGGCCGAACCGGGCCGCCGCCGTGCTCGCCGGCAGCCAGCGGTGGATGGACACGCTGAGCCTGCCGACCTACGCGGAGGTGTTCACCACGGCCGACCGGGACCTGCACCACCGGCACGGGTACACCAGCCGCGAGGTCATCCGGCTGCCGGGCGGCGGGACCGCGCACCCGATGTGGCGGCTGTCCCCGTTCCGGGCCGGCGGCCGGATGAGCGGCAACGCCGCCGCGCGGTGGGCCGCCCGCCCCTCGCCCGTCCGGGTGCGCAACGACCGCGTGAGCGGGTACGTCCACCCGTGACCTGCCGGCGCGGCTGACGGCCCCGGCCCGGACGGACCGGGGCGGCCCCCCACGAGGGACCGCCCCGGTCGATTGCCGCTCGGCGCGGCGGCGGGTTCGCGCACGTCACCAACTCCAAGGCCGGCTCCATTCCTGGCGCTGCCGCCGTCGACGGTGGCGCGGCTGCGGCAGCGCCGACTCGCCCTGCTCGCCCGCCCGCTCGAACGCGATCACGGTCGGTGCGCCCGCGACCACGCCGCGCACTGCGCACCGCAACGGTGCGGTTACCCCCGCCGGACCACCCGGGCTGACCCGGGGTCCGGCACCCGGGAGCTCGCCCGACCTGGTGTAATCGGGCACACGCAAGATTCGTCGGATCGGGCGGAGGGTATCGGGTGCGGGTGCTTCCCACCGGTGACAACTACAACGCCGCCGACGGTTCCGGAGCGCGGGTCGCCCCCGCGGGACGGAAGCGTCGGCGCCACCGCATCCTGATCTTCCTGGCCGTGTTCGCGCTGCTCGGCGGCTCCGGACTGGTGGCCGGCGGCTACTACTTCGACAGCGTGCCGACCCCCACCGACCTCAGGCTGCCGGAGTCGACCACGGTCTACTACGCCGACGGTCGCACGAAGATGGCGACGCTGGGCGCGGAGAACCGGACGATCGTGCCGTACGACCAGATGAACGACTCCGCCAAGCAGGCGATCGTGGCGGCCGAGGACCGCAGCTTCTGGACCAACAAGGGCATCGACTTCTCCGGCGTGCTCCGCGCCGCCTGGTCGAACGTGACCGGCGGCCAGCGGCAGGGCGCGTCGACCATCACCCAGCAGTACGCGCGGGTCGCCGCCGACCTCAACGGCGTCACCTACTCCCGCAAGCTCCGCGAGGCGGTCATCGCCTGGAAGCTCGACGACAAGTACTCCAAGGAGGAGATCCTCGGCTTCTACCTGAACACGGTGCCGTTCGGCCGCGGCGCGTACGGCATCGAGGCGGCCGCGCAGACGTACTTCGGCAAGACGGTGCGCCGGGACGCGCCGGCGGCCAACCAGCTGACCCCGGCCGAGGCGATGGTGCTCTGCGCGATGGTGAAGCAGCCGGAGGCCGACCCGAACGACCCGGAGGGCTCGCCCGGCTACGACCCGCGGCGCAACGCGACGGCGAAGCAGAATTCGATCGACCGGTGGAACTACATCCGGGACGGCATGGTGAAGCTGGGCTACCTGTCGGCGCAGGACGCGGCGAACCTGGCGTATCCCGACGACGTGAAGCCGGTCGACCCGAACGCGGGCCGGTCGGGCCTGGACCGGCCGACCGGCCTGGTGATCAACCACGTGCTCAGCGAGCTGCGGCAGACCGAGGCGTTCAAGGGCAAGCCGGCCGAGTTCATCCGCGACGGCGGCTTCAAGATCGTCACCACCATCGACAAGCGGGTCCAGGACGCGGCCGAGGCGGCCGCCGACATCCGGCGCGACAGCGCGCCGGAGGCGGTTCGCGGGCAGCCGAAGAACTGGCAGGCCGCGCTGGTGGCGGTGGAGCCGGGCACGGGCCGGGTGCTGGGGTACTACGGCGGCAACGACGGCGCGGGCGCCGACTACGCCGGGTGGTACTACGACGAGAACGGGGAGGCCCGCGGCTTCGGCCAGCACCCGCCGGGCTCGTCGTTCAAGGTCTACGACCTGGCCGCCGCCGTAGGCGACAAGATCTCCGTGAAGCAGCACTTCGACTCGCCGGAGACGAAGGAGTTCCCGGAGTCGGGCCGCACCAAGGAGAGCCCGGCCGGCCCGATCCGCAACGCCGAACACGCGCCGTGCCAGCCGGACTGCGCCCTGTGGGAGGCCACGGTCGCCTCGCTCAACGTCACCTACTTCGAGCTGACCGAGAAGCTGGGCACGGCGAAGGTGATCGACATGGCCACCCGGGCCGGCGTCGACTCGATGTGGGCCGTCGAGAAGGGCAACCCGCGGCCGGAGCGGGTCGAGCTGCGCGGCCAGCCGGCCGAGGAGGTGGCGGGACGCTTCTCCACGGAGGTCGGTATCGGCCAGTACGGCATTGCCGTGCAGGACCACGCCAACGGGATGGCGACCTTCGCCGCCGGCGGGAAGCGGGCCGAGCAGCACTTCGTCCGGTCGGTCACCAAGGGTGACGAGCGCGTCGTCGAGGAGCGGCTGGTGCAGGCCGACGTCGGGCTCGACGAGGAGGCGATCAACCAGCTCAACTGGACGTTGAGCCGGGTGAAGGCGGCCAAGCTGGACAACGGGTGGGACTCGGCCGGCAAGACCGGGACCTGGCAGGCCGGCCAGAGCACCACCCAGAACGTGCACACCTGGATGGTCGGCTACACGGGCGCGCTCGCGGCCGCGGTGTGGCTCGGCACCACCGACGGCAAGCCGCTGCGGACCAAGGACGGCAGCTACGAGGTGTACGGGTCCACCGGGCCGGGGCCGATCTGGCGGCAGTTCATGGAGCAGGCCACCGCCGCGCTCAAGCTCGACCCGGACAAGTACCGGTTCGGCACGCCCGAGTTCCCGGACGACACGCCGTCGCCCACCCCCCCGGAGACGCCGAAGCCGACGACCCCGTCACCGACGCCGGCCACCGCGTCACCGACGCCGAGCAAGGTGCCGACCCCCAGCTCCAGCCCGACCGGCCGGCCCAAGCCGACGACGACCCTGTCGCCCTCGCTGAGCCCGTTGCCGAGCCTGTCGCCGTCCCGCACCAAGGGACCGAGGTGACGGTGGGTGGCCGCCGCCGCCCGGCGGCGGCGGCCGGCGAATAATCGGCTCGTGGAGCAGGCGAGCGGAGCCGCGGTCCGAACGGCATGGACCGCGCTGGGCGGCGACCCGGCGGCCATCGGTTCCGTGGACCGGCACGGTCCGGCGGAGGTCCTGACGGCCCGGCTGCCGGTCGCGGAGCTCGCCGTGGCGACCGTCGCCGCCGCCGGGCTGGCCGCAGCCGAGCTGGCCCGGAGCCGGGGGCTGCGGGTGGCCGACCCCGTCCCGGTGGACACCGGCGCCGTGGCGACCGCCTTCACCAGCGAACGGCACCTGCGGGTGGACGGGACGGCCTTCGAGGGCTTCGCGCCGCTGTCCCGGTTCTGGCCGGCCGCCGACGGCTGGGTACGCACCCACGCCAACTACCCGCATCACCGCGACCGGCTGCTGACAGCGCTGGGGTTCGACCCGTCCCGGACCGACGACGCGTCGCTGGCCGCCGAGGTGGCCGACCGGATCCGCGCGGAGCCGGCGGTCGGCGTCGAGGAGGCGCTCACCGCCGTCGGCGGGCTCGCCGTCGCGGTACGCACACCGCAGCACTGGTCCGCGCACCCGCAGTCCGTGGCGGTCGCGCGGGAGCCCCTGGTCGGGCTGCGTCTCGACGGCCCGGCCGCGCCACGGCGGCTGCCGCCGCCACCGGAGTGTCCGCTGCTGCCCGCCGCCGGCGTGCGGGTGCTCGACCTGACCCGGGTCATCGCGGGTCCGGTGGCGACCCGGGTCCTCGCCCTGTTCGGTGCGGACGTGCTGCGGGTCGACGATCCCCGCCTGCCGGAGATCGAGGCGCAGCACGTGGACACCGGCTTCGGTAAGAGGTCCACCCTGCTGGATCTGCGCCGGCCCGCCGACCGGACGCGCTTCGACGAGCTGGTCGCCGACGCCGACGTGGTGGTCACCGGCTACCGTCCGGCGGCGCTGGACCGGTTCGGCCTCTCCCCCGAGGCGCTACGCCGCCGGCGTCCCGATCTGGTGGTCGCGCGGCTGTCGGCGTGGGGCTTCAGCGGGCCGTGGGCGCGCCGGCGCGGATTCGACAGCCTGGTGCAGGCCGCCACCGGCATCGCGGATGTCGAACGGCGGGCCGACGGCACGCCGGGAGCGCTGCCGGCCCAGGCCCTCGACCACGGCACCGGCTACCTCCTCGCGGCGGCGGTGCTGCGGGCCCTGACGCTGCGGGTCGAGCGGGGCGGGGCCTGGTCGGTCGAACTCTCCCTGGCCCGTACCGCGCGGTGGCTGCTGCACGAGCTTCCGGCGGAGGGTTCGGCGGGCCCGGCGAGCGCGCCGGATCCGAGCCGCTGGTGCGAGGAGCGGGACGCTCCGGTCGGTCGTCTCCGGTACGCCCTGCCGCCGGTCTGCCTGCCCGGCGGACCACGTACGTGGGCGACGCCCCCGTCGCCGTGGGGCGCCGACCCACCGGCGTGGCTGCCGAGCTGACCCGCAAGGGCTCGCGGCTCACCGGAGCCGGTTGGCCCACCGCCAGTTCGACAGGAAGCCGTGGGCACGGCCACCGAAGAAGTAGGACCACGCCGGGCTCGCGACGTAGGGTCCGATCTCGTCGAACGCCGCCTTCGCCTCGGCCCGCCGGTCGGAGAGCGCGTAGGCGAGGGCCAGCCAGTTGCGGCACACCATCACGTCGGCGTGGGTGGGCGGCCCGGCCGCCTGCCACTTCGCCACGCACGCGTCGAGCTCCCGCTGCACCTGAGGGCGCTGGAAGTAGCGGCGGCAGGCGAGCAGCCCCTTCGGCGTCGGCGTGCCCCAGTTGAACTCGCGCATCGCGTACTCGAAGTGGGCGAAGACCGGGAGCATGGTCACGCCCGCGCCGGGCGGCGCGGCGGCGGCGGTCGCCCGGGCCAGCCTGAACATGGCGTCGTGCGAGCCGAACCA from Micromonospora kangleipakensis includes these protein-coding regions:
- a CDS encoding CoA transferase → MAAAARRRRPANNRLVEQASGAAVRTAWTALGGDPAAIGSVDRHGPAEVLTARLPVAELAVATVAAAGLAAAELARSRGLRVADPVPVDTGAVATAFTSERHLRVDGTAFEGFAPLSRFWPAADGWVRTHANYPHHRDRLLTALGFDPSRTDDASLAAEVADRIRAEPAVGVEEALTAVGGLAVAVRTPQHWSAHPQSVAVAREPLVGLRLDGPAAPRRLPPPPECPLLPAAGVRVLDLTRVIAGPVATRVLALFGADVLRVDDPRLPEIEAQHVDTGFGKRSTLLDLRRPADRTRFDELVADADVVVTGYRPAALDRFGLSPEALRRRRPDLVVARLSAWGFSGPWARRRGFDSLVQAATGIADVERRADGTPGALPAQALDHGTGYLLAAAVLRALTLRVERGGAWSVELSLARTARWLLHELPAEGSAGPASAPDPSRWCEERDAPVGRLRYALPPVCLPGGPRTWATPPSPWGADPPAWLPS
- a CDS encoding diacylglycerol/lipid kinase family protein, which produces MSTSTVDSTATAPAAPSVGTVAVVAHRKKTLGGGLDELRASLVAAGVGRLLWYEVPKSRKAPKRVRKALKKGADLLLVWGGDGMVQRCADTLAGTDVPMGILPAGTANLFATNLGIPADLPEAVRIALHGRRRTLDLGRLNGEHFAVMAGAGFDGDLIREADRKLKGRLGRVAYVWTGLRHVRGELVRTRIRVDGADWFDGEASCVLFGNVGTITGGIPAFDDARPDDGALEVGVSTASGAVDWARTLGRMAAGRSEDSPFVRITRGRKVTVRFATPKTYELDGGARTTAKRLKVKVVPGALTVCCPDPPPAVRA
- a CDS encoding AMP-binding protein yields the protein MLLEVGPAPFVRALARHGDRPAVITAETRLSYAALAERVAALAGRLGTTRRLVLLAGANRLDELVAYLAALAAGHPLLLVPGDNDLATAELTRAYDPDVVIRRVGGELRVQERRPTSRHELHPDLALLLSTSGSTGSPKLVRLSSANLQANAEAIASYLDIRDTDRAATTLPLHYCYGLSVVNSHLLRGAALVLTDLSVADTCFWDLFRAAQGTTLAGVPYTFDLLDRVGFDRMRLPHLRYLTQAGGRLDPERVARYADLGRRRGWRLFVMYGQTEATARMAYLPPELAESRPEAIGVPVPGGAFRLRPLPDWPAPDTGELVYSGPNVMLGYAESPADLALGRTVEELRTGDVARRGPDGLYEIVGRAGGFAKIFGLRVDPHRVEAHLRRDGFEAYCAGTDRELVVAATGGPDPERVRRSAAAAAGLPARAVRVHVLAELPRLTSGKPDYRAVRGLPPTPAPAVVPASGDADRLRRLYAELLDRPDVTPDDTFVGLGGDSLSYVEMSVRLEELLGDLPADWHTTAIRDLARPAPPPPTRRRVLETSVALRALAIVVIVGSHIPLFTVKGGAHLLLAVAGFNFARFQLTDAPRRERLRGAGRAIGRVVLPSVAWIAVAGAVTGDYTLTNVLLLNSVLGPHDGPTAWQFWFIEALVYILVAVAALLAVPAVDRAERRYPFGLPLALAALGLVTRYDLPGLAALGHVPDAVVMCWLFALGWAAARATRTAQRLVVTAAALATVPGLFGEPFREAFIVAGFTLLVWVPRLPSRPALNRAAATLAGSSLFIYLTHWQVMPIVGPWSRALALVVSLAVGIGCAAGVRALVRRVPRPVRMRTRPRAVTP
- a CDS encoding transglycosylase domain-containing protein; this encodes MRVLPTGDNYNAADGSGARVAPAGRKRRRHRILIFLAVFALLGGSGLVAGGYYFDSVPTPTDLRLPESTTVYYADGRTKMATLGAENRTIVPYDQMNDSAKQAIVAAEDRSFWTNKGIDFSGVLRAAWSNVTGGQRQGASTITQQYARVAADLNGVTYSRKLREAVIAWKLDDKYSKEEILGFYLNTVPFGRGAYGIEAAAQTYFGKTVRRDAPAANQLTPAEAMVLCAMVKQPEADPNDPEGSPGYDPRRNATAKQNSIDRWNYIRDGMVKLGYLSAQDAANLAYPDDVKPVDPNAGRSGLDRPTGLVINHVLSELRQTEAFKGKPAEFIRDGGFKIVTTIDKRVQDAAEAAADIRRDSAPEAVRGQPKNWQAALVAVEPGTGRVLGYYGGNDGAGADYAGWYYDENGEARGFGQHPPGSSFKVYDLAAAVGDKISVKQHFDSPETKEFPESGRTKESPAGPIRNAEHAPCQPDCALWEATVASLNVTYFELTEKLGTAKVIDMATRAGVDSMWAVEKGNPRPERVELRGQPAEEVAGRFSTEVGIGQYGIAVQDHANGMATFAAGGKRAEQHFVRSVTKGDERVVEERLVQADVGLDEEAINQLNWTLSRVKAAKLDNGWDSAGKTGTWQAGQSTTQNVHTWMVGYTGALAAAVWLGTTDGKPLRTKDGSYEVYGSTGPGPIWRQFMEQATAALKLDPDKYRFGTPEFPDDTPSPTPPETPKPTTPSPTPATASPTPSKVPTPSSSPTGRPKPTTTLSPSLSPLPSLSPSRTKGPR